The Candidatus Neomarinimicrobiota bacterium genome has a window encoding:
- a CDS encoding zinc ribbon domain-containing protein encodes MEAVLAPLLLLMVFAGGTYYMLVPFLAARVIATGDDAATKVTSLELRKVNLYEQLREAEFEREMGLINDEDFDRTRADLLAETAQVIGELDHSAPGQAVVSPPAATPASDLACPSCAEPLEPGAGFCSSCGTEVGADCPSCGGVVAPGDRFCVRCGRGLLS; translated from the coding sequence ATGGAAGCGGTGCTGGCTCCACTACTGCTATTGATGGTTTTTGCCGGAGGAACATACTATATGCTGGTTCCATTTCTCGCAGCTAGGGTGATCGCCACAGGTGACGATGCGGCCACCAAAGTGACCTCATTGGAACTGCGTAAAGTCAACTTGTATGAGCAGTTACGTGAGGCAGAATTCGAACGGGAGATGGGCTTGATCAATGACGAGGACTTTGATCGTACCCGGGCGGATTTGCTGGCTGAGACGGCTCAGGTCATCGGGGAGTTGGATCATTCGGCTCCAGGCCAAGCAGTGGTCTCTCCTCCGGCGGCCACTCCAGCGTCCGACCTCGCCTGCCCATCCTGCGCCGAGCCCCTTGAGCCCGGAGCCGGCTTCTGCTCAAGCTGTGGCACGGAAGTGGGGGCGGACTGCCCCAGCTGCGGAGGCGTGGTTGCGCCCGGAGACCGTTTTTGCGTGCGCTGCGGGCGGGGTCTGCTCAGCTAG
- a CDS encoding cytochrome c-type biogenesis protein CcmH, with protein MNRLSTILLLAVLAGSAWGQDAPGKGGEGKQPLQRSLEYEIMAPCCYGGPVGDHDSQAAIQVKAQISQLLGEGKTREEILDMYVAIYGEQILARPRARGFNLLAYIMPPTFLLVGGLLLVLFINQVKSPAVQTAPATHKSYSDDFFKRIEKEMQDLDI; from the coding sequence ATGAATAGACTTAGCACAATATTGCTTCTGGCGGTTTTGGCCGGGTCGGCATGGGGACAGGACGCCCCTGGTAAGGGTGGTGAAGGGAAGCAGCCGCTGCAGCGGAGCCTGGAGTATGAGATCATGGCGCCCTGTTGCTATGGCGGGCCGGTAGGTGACCACGATTCCCAGGCGGCCATACAAGTGAAGGCCCAGATCAGCCAACTGCTTGGAGAGGGCAAGACCAGGGAAGAAATCCTGGACATGTACGTGGCCATCTACGGCGAACAAATCCTCGCCCGGCCAAGGGCGAGGGGTTTTAATCTGCTGGCTTATATCATGCCGCCGACTTTCCTGCTGGTAGGGGGACTGCTGCTGGTCCTTTTTATCAATCAGGTCAAATCACCAGCCGTCCAAACGGCCCCGGCCACGCACAAATCGTACAGCGATGATTTCTTCAAACGCATTGAGAAGGAAATGCAGGACCTGGATATCTAA
- a CDS encoding heme lyase CcmF/NrfE family subunit: MALLGSTSLQLALVGTVISLLLNAVYLRNRDLRFFVGAQRGLVVAASLVLLATLALLQQLLVSNFALEYVARYSSAATPTMYKFAGLWAGMEGSLLFWLAILSMYVVLVSILHRKRNRPLMPVVNMVLATVLLFFLIMTVFFENPFMPLTPLAQSRVTSGMGLNPLLQHPAMLIHPPILYLGYVGFVVPFAFAIAALVTRRLDATWIKSTRRWTLVPWLFLGTGVILGGRWAYVELGWGGYWAWDPVENASFLPWLTGTAYLHSVIIQEKKNMLRMWNVVLIMITFILTIFGTYLTRSGILSSVHAFAATDLGIWFLGFVIFIIVGCVTLILLRRDTLASQNHLESFSSRESGFLFNNMLFLALALAVLWGTMFPILSEAVRGIKITVGSPYFNRIMPPIGLLLLLMLGIGPLLAWRRTSSGTLRRNFILPVSAGVITWAIAILMGIQRIYPLLTMGLVAFVATGIITEVVRGIRARRRSHGESAVTAFRKMVDKNRSRYGGYIVHLGMLFMFVGFAGKAFSVEKDVTLGPGESTYLKGYAFTLENHTFVERPNHRAVIVDLVVTRDEVPVTVLRPEKRAYTDQNDQPNSEVAIYSRPLEDLYALVGGVDPETGAATLKIMINPLVQMVWLGGIIMIIGTLVAIMPSRTERQMKEKLA; the protein is encoded by the coding sequence ATGGCTCTGTTAGGCTCCACCAGCCTCCAACTGGCGTTGGTTGGCACCGTTATCTCGCTGTTGCTAAACGCCGTCTACCTGCGAAATCGTGACCTGAGGTTTTTCGTGGGCGCCCAGCGCGGCCTCGTTGTGGCGGCCAGTCTGGTGCTGCTTGCCACCCTCGCTCTGCTCCAGCAGTTGTTGGTGAGTAATTTCGCTCTGGAATATGTGGCCCGCTACAGCAGCGCCGCTACGCCCACCATGTACAAGTTTGCCGGGCTGTGGGCCGGTATGGAGGGGTCCCTGCTGTTCTGGCTGGCGATCTTGAGTATGTATGTGGTGCTGGTGAGTATTCTCCACCGCAAGCGCAACCGGCCCCTTATGCCTGTGGTGAACATGGTCCTGGCAACCGTGCTCCTCTTTTTCCTGATCATGACCGTCTTCTTCGAGAACCCCTTCATGCCATTGACCCCCCTGGCCCAATCCCGGGTGACGAGCGGCATGGGCCTAAATCCTTTGTTGCAGCACCCGGCCATGCTCATCCACCCGCCCATTCTGTATCTAGGCTACGTCGGCTTTGTGGTGCCCTTCGCATTCGCCATCGCCGCGCTGGTAACCCGGCGGCTGGATGCCACCTGGATAAAATCCACCCGGCGGTGGACCCTTGTGCCGTGGCTTTTTTTGGGCACCGGCGTCATCCTTGGTGGGCGCTGGGCCTATGTAGAACTGGGCTGGGGCGGCTATTGGGCGTGGGACCCGGTGGAGAACGCCTCTTTCTTGCCCTGGCTCACAGGGACGGCCTACCTCCATTCGGTGATCATCCAGGAGAAGAAAAACATGCTGCGGATGTGGAATGTAGTTCTGATCATGATCACCTTCATTCTGACCATCTTTGGTACCTACCTTACACGCAGCGGTATCCTGTCGTCCGTCCACGCATTCGCGGCTACCGATCTGGGGATATGGTTCCTAGGCTTCGTGATCTTCATCATTGTGGGCTGTGTCACGCTTATCCTGCTGCGGAGGGATACTTTGGCATCGCAGAATCACCTGGAGTCGTTCAGCAGTCGCGAGAGCGGGTTCCTGTTCAACAATATGCTGTTCCTGGCCTTGGCCCTGGCGGTACTTTGGGGGACCATGTTTCCCATCCTGTCCGAGGCCGTGCGGGGGATCAAGATCACGGTGGGCTCGCCCTACTTTAACCGCATCATGCCCCCCATTGGTCTGCTGCTGCTGTTGATGTTGGGCATTGGTCCCCTGTTGGCCTGGCGCCGGACCTCCAGCGGCACCCTGAGGCGCAATTTTATCCTGCCAGTGTCGGCGGGCGTCATAACCTGGGCCATCGCCATTCTCATGGGGATCCAGCGCATCTATCCGCTACTGACGATGGGCCTGGTGGCGTTTGTAGCCACAGGGATCATAACGGAAGTGGTTCGTGGCATACGGGCACGCCGGCGTAGCCACGGCGAATCGGCGGTGACGGCATTCAGGAAAATGGTGGACAAAAACCGCAGCCGCTACGGGGGCTATATCGTTCACCTGGGCATGCTGTTCATGTTTGTGGGTTTTGCCGGCAAGGCTTTCTCGGTGGAAAAAGACGTGACCCTGGGGCCGGGTGAAAGTACCTACCTGAAGGGCTACGCCTTTACACTTGAGAATCATACTTTTGTGGAGCGACCCAACCATCGGGCCGTGATCGTGGATCTGGTCGTGACACGCGACGAGGTGCCGGTTACAGTTCTGCGGCCTGAGAAGCGGGCCTACACAGATCAGAATGATCAGCCCAATTCGGAAGTGGCGATCTACTCCCGGCCCCTGGAGGACCTTTATGCACTGGTGGGCGGGGTTGACCCCGAGACCGGCGCCGCCACTCTCAAAATCATGATCAACCCGCTCGTGCAGATGGTTTGGTTGGGCGGTATCATCATGATTATCGGCACATTGGTAGCGATCATGCCCAGCCGGACGGAGCGCCAAATGAAGGAGAAATTGGCATGA
- a CDS encoding cytochrome c maturation protein CcmE: MRSQRRKFTLFILSATLLVFGWITIGTGAEEVPYVSISELRAFEGAEDQHRFRMGGLVAPGSITYSPDRLSVDFQMAQGENLLPVRFTGLTPDLFKDNAEVIIEGHYADGVLHAENLMTKCASRYEVDLTELDSPAKSAY; this comes from the coding sequence ATGAGGAGTCAACGGAGAAAGTTTACCCTATTCATCCTGTCCGCTACCCTGCTTGTCTTTGGCTGGATCACCATTGGAACGGGCGCCGAGGAAGTCCCTTATGTCAGTATCAGCGAGCTGCGGGCCTTTGAAGGGGCTGAGGACCAGCATCGCTTCCGAATGGGCGGGCTGGTGGCTCCAGGCTCCATCACCTACTCTCCCGACCGGCTGAGCGTGGACTTCCAGATGGCACAGGGTGAGAACCTGCTGCCGGTCCGTTTCACCGGACTCACGCCGGACCTGTTCAAGGACAATGCAGAAGTCATTATCGAAGGGCACTATGCGGACGGGGTGCTCCACGCCGAGAACCTGATGACCAAGTGTGCCTCGCGTTATGAGGTTGATCTAACGGAGTTGGACAGTCCCGCCAAGTCGGCCTACTAG
- a CDS encoding YbdK family carboxylate-amine ligase — MPSYADLFTHEQSFTIGVEEEYMLCHPETGDLVPRADAIMELLEESERERFSYELIMSEIEINTPICESVAAAMHQIGYFRRRVRELGEELNFRVGISGTHPTALGDEQQFVGSPNYQWVAEQLHYYALRNITFANHVHVALPDAETAIAVTNAARRWLAPLLALSTNSPYFRAHDTGMLSSRTFQFGSFPRTNIPDTFRDFQHFQHVLQTYLALDSIKMPRQIWWKIRPHAVFGTVEFRVADMQRSLRRTEMLVALCQAICHRAAHEFAEGTLHQQFELEFLNDALWKATRFGFEARVIDPADEQILSLGELAEKMVNYVRPSLQALGTEDAATTVEEVLKQGSEAQEQRAVYGRAGFAGLKQLLMDEVEFGAAA; from the coding sequence ATGCCATCCTACGCTGACCTGTTTACCCATGAGCAGAGCTTCACCATCGGGGTGGAGGAGGAGTACATGCTGTGCCACCCGGAGACCGGCGATCTTGTGCCCCGGGCCGATGCCATTATGGAACTTCTCGAGGAGTCGGAGCGGGAACGCTTCAGCTATGAGTTAATCATGTCCGAGATCGAGATCAACACCCCCATCTGCGAGTCCGTGGCGGCGGCCATGCATCAAATCGGCTATTTCCGGCGCAGGGTGCGCGAGCTGGGGGAAGAGTTGAACTTCCGGGTGGGTATCAGCGGCACGCACCCCACAGCTCTAGGGGACGAGCAGCAGTTCGTTGGCAGCCCCAACTATCAGTGGGTCGCTGAGCAGCTGCACTACTATGCGCTGAGAAATATCACCTTTGCCAATCATGTACACGTGGCCCTACCCGATGCCGAGACTGCGATAGCGGTGACCAACGCGGCCCGGCGCTGGCTGGCCCCCCTGCTGGCCCTGTCCACCAACTCACCCTATTTCCGGGCCCACGACACGGGCATGCTCTCATCGCGCACATTCCAGTTCGGCTCCTTCCCGCGCACCAATATTCCCGACACCTTCCGCGATTTTCAGCACTTCCAGCATGTGTTACAGACCTACCTGGCCCTGGATTCCATCAAAATGCCGCGGCAGATATGGTGGAAGATTCGGCCGCATGCTGTCTTTGGGACGGTGGAGTTTCGGGTTGCCGATATGCAGCGCTCCCTGCGGCGCACGGAAATGCTGGTGGCCCTGTGCCAGGCGATTTGCCATCGCGCCGCGCACGAGTTTGCCGAGGGCACACTCCACCAGCAGTTCGAACTGGAGTTTCTCAACGACGCCCTTTGGAAGGCCACCCGCTTTGGATTCGAAGCCCGGGTTATTGACCCCGCCGATGAGCAAATTCTAAGCCTGGGGGAGCTGGCCGAGAAAATGGTGAACTACGTGCGGCCATCGCTCCAGGCCCTGGGTACGGAGGATGCCGCGACCACGGTGGAAGAGGTGCTGAAGCAGGGCAGCGAAGCCCAGGAGCAACGGGCCGTTTACGGACGGGCCGGCTTCGCGGGGTTGAAGCAACTGCTCATGGACGAGGTTGAGTTCGGCGCCGCAGCGTAG
- a CDS encoding methylmalonyl-CoA mutase, whose amino-acid sequence MKSPTNSRPTSNPVSARKRWEAEVEHSSVREYSFDTVSGQPQDPLYLPPEVDAAYLEQWGFPGQYPFTRGAHANMYRGKLWTMRQFAGFGTPEETNARYKFLLDHGQTGLSVAYDMPTLMGYDVDDDISLGEVGRCGVNVSSLEDMETLFDGIDLGTTSVSQTINGPAFILLAFYIAAAEKQGVPRKNLAGTLQADILKEYIAQKEWIFPPAESMRIVTDMIEFCTREMPRYNSISVSGYHIREAGSTAVQELAFTLANGFAYVEHGVARGMDVDTFAPRISFFFNSHLDFFEEIAKYRAARRIWAKRMRNKYGAQDPRSWRLRFHTQTAGVSLTEQQPENNISRTAFQALAAVLGGTNSLHTNAMDETIALPTEKAARIALRTQQLIAYETGVANVIDPLAGSWFLEDLTNRMEAQAEDYFQKIEDLGGVIPAIEEGFFQREIAQAAYDYQRAVDARQRYIVGVNAFVQENEELEIPILRIDDDAERAQQQKVSALRSRRDADAVQASLNRVVAASNSTENIMYPVIEAARAEATLGEIVSAMKSELGTWAETAAY is encoded by the coding sequence ATGAAATCACCCACCAACAGCCGCCCGACAAGTAATCCCGTTTCCGCCCGGAAAAGGTGGGAGGCTGAGGTTGAACATTCCTCCGTGCGGGAATACAGTTTCGATACGGTTTCGGGGCAGCCGCAGGACCCCCTATACCTGCCGCCGGAGGTAGATGCGGCCTACCTGGAGCAGTGGGGTTTTCCGGGTCAGTATCCCTTCACCAGGGGCGCCCATGCCAACATGTACCGTGGCAAGCTGTGGACCATGCGGCAGTTTGCCGGCTTCGGCACCCCGGAAGAGACCAATGCCCGCTACAAGTTCCTGCTTGACCACGGCCAGACAGGCCTTTCAGTGGCCTATGACATGCCCACGCTCATGGGCTACGACGTGGATGACGATATTTCCCTGGGTGAAGTAGGCCGTTGCGGGGTGAACGTCAGCTCCCTGGAGGACATGGAGACCCTGTTTGACGGTATTGATTTGGGGACTACCAGCGTCTCGCAGACCATCAATGGACCGGCTTTTATCCTGTTGGCCTTCTATATTGCCGCCGCTGAAAAGCAGGGCGTGCCCAGGAAAAACCTCGCCGGGACCCTGCAGGCCGACATCTTGAAGGAATACATTGCCCAGAAGGAATGGATCTTCCCGCCTGCCGAGTCCATGCGCATTGTCACCGACATGATCGAATTCTGCACCCGGGAGATGCCCCGCTACAACTCTATCTCAGTAAGTGGCTACCATATTCGCGAGGCGGGCAGTACGGCGGTGCAGGAGCTGGCCTTTACGCTGGCGAACGGGTTTGCCTATGTGGAGCACGGCGTGGCGCGGGGCATGGATGTGGATACGTTTGCGCCCCGCATATCCTTTTTCTTTAATTCGCACCTGGATTTCTTTGAGGAAATTGCCAAGTACCGTGCTGCCCGGCGAATCTGGGCCAAGCGGATGCGCAACAAATATGGCGCCCAGGACCCGCGCTCCTGGCGGCTGCGATTTCATACCCAGACAGCCGGGGTAAGCCTCACAGAACAGCAACCGGAGAATAACATCTCCCGCACGGCCTTCCAGGCGCTGGCTGCGGTCTTGGGCGGCACCAACTCCCTGCACACCAATGCCATGGATGAGACCATTGCCCTGCCTACGGAAAAAGCCGCCCGTATTGCCCTCCGCACTCAGCAGCTCATCGCCTATGAGACCGGTGTCGCCAACGTCATTGATCCCCTGGCGGGATCGTGGTTTCTGGAAGACCTTACCAACCGGATGGAAGCGCAGGCCGAAGACTATTTCCAGAAAATAGAGGATCTCGGCGGCGTGATTCCGGCCATCGAGGAGGGCTTTTTCCAACGGGAGATAGCTCAGGCGGCGTATGACTACCAACGGGCCGTTGATGCCCGGCAGCGCTACATCGTGGGTGTCAACGCCTTCGTCCAGGAAAATGAGGAGCTGGAGATTCCGATTCTGCGGATTGATGACGATGCTGAGCGGGCCCAACAACAGAAGGTCTCGGCACTGCGTAGCCGCCGGGATGCCGACGCCGTTCAAGCGTCCTTGAATCGCGTTGTGGCGGCCAGCAACTCAACTGAGAATATCATGTATCCGGTCATTGAAGCCGCCCGGGCTGAAGCAACCCTCGGCGAGATCGTAAGCGCCATGAAGTCCGAGCTGGGCACCTGGGCGGAGACCGCGGCCTACTAG
- a CDS encoding 1-deoxy-D-xylulose-5-phosphate synthase, with protein MTEQYPLLSTVEGPADLKNIARDRLPQLAAEVADLIKTVVEEVGGHYSSPLGVVDLTIALHRVFDSPRDALIWDVGHQAYAHKILTGRRDQFHTLRGRDGISGFLRRSESEHDAFGAGHASTAISAGLGMAEARDLKGESHHVVVVVGDGALTGGLAYEGLNNLGFKRMNLTVVLNDNRMSISPSVGGLSAYLTRSVSNPLYNRVRDDLWKATGLLPLGAKAVRTFFHRLEEGLKGFITPGLIFDELGLRYFGPIDGHDYDSMISVFNHVKDLPYPTLVHVQTTKGHGSKEAEDDSQQYYSLSGRRNQKSNGKLAPDFSKVFGKSIVELGAQDERICCVTAAMVVGTGLTPFAREYPKRYFDVGIAEEHAVTFAGGLAAKGLRPVVAIYSTFLQRAYDQIIHDIALQNLPVIFCLDRAGLVGPDGPTHHGVFDLAFLRMIPGMIVCAPKNGDELRNLLFSAVTYDTPVAIRYPKAGSISFNPDGKPTIIQPGSWEFLRGGDDLTILAVGSMVGVARQAAEQLGEGHDLEVGVVNARFVKPLDEALLTELAGAGAPIVTLEEGVLAGGFGSGVQEFLNRHEARNTVLSLGIGDAFVEAATRQELLDVLGLNPARVAERILHTMSLTTSQS; from the coding sequence GTGACGGAACAGTACCCCCTGCTCAGCACTGTCGAGGGGCCGGCCGACCTCAAGAATATTGCCCGGGACCGCCTGCCGCAGTTGGCGGCGGAAGTGGCTGACCTCATCAAGACGGTGGTGGAGGAGGTCGGGGGCCATTACAGCTCACCCCTGGGCGTGGTGGATTTGACGATCGCTCTGCATAGGGTCTTCGATTCGCCGCGCGATGCACTGATCTGGGACGTGGGCCACCAGGCCTATGCCCACAAGATCCTTACCGGGCGGCGGGATCAGTTCCACACGCTGCGCGGCAGGGACGGCATCAGCGGTTTCCTGCGCAGGTCGGAAAGCGAACACGACGCCTTCGGCGCGGGCCATGCCAGCACGGCCATTTCGGCGGGCCTGGGCATGGCCGAGGCGCGCGATCTAAAAGGGGAATCGCACCATGTGGTCGTCGTGGTGGGAGATGGAGCGCTCACGGGGGGGCTGGCCTACGAGGGATTGAACAATTTGGGCTTCAAGCGGATGAACCTCACGGTGGTGCTGAATGACAATCGGATGTCCATATCACCCTCCGTTGGCGGCCTGTCGGCTTACCTCACCCGCAGCGTATCCAATCCCCTCTACAACCGCGTCCGCGATGACCTCTGGAAAGCCACGGGCCTGCTGCCCTTGGGGGCCAAGGCCGTGCGCACATTCTTTCACCGGCTGGAGGAGGGTCTGAAGGGCTTCATTACTCCCGGCTTGATTTTCGACGAACTGGGCCTGCGCTATTTTGGTCCCATCGATGGCCATGACTACGATTCCATGATTTCGGTGTTCAACCACGTGAAAGATCTGCCCTATCCCACCCTGGTTCACGTTCAGACGACCAAAGGTCACGGATCCAAGGAGGCTGAGGATGATTCTCAGCAGTACTACAGTCTATCGGGGCGCAGAAATCAGAAATCCAATGGCAAGTTGGCCCCCGACTTCAGCAAAGTCTTCGGCAAATCAATTGTGGAGCTTGGCGCCCAGGACGAGCGTATCTGCTGCGTGACCGCGGCCATGGTAGTGGGTACCGGGCTGACACCATTCGCCAGGGAATATCCGAAGCGCTACTTTGATGTGGGTATCGCGGAGGAGCACGCGGTCACTTTTGCAGGCGGTCTCGCCGCCAAGGGCCTGCGGCCGGTGGTTGCTATTTATTCCACTTTTCTCCAGCGCGCCTATGACCAGATCATCCACGACATCGCCTTGCAGAATCTGCCGGTGATATTTTGCCTGGATCGGGCCGGCCTGGTGGGCCCAGATGGTCCCACCCATCACGGTGTGTTCGACCTTGCATTCCTCAGGATGATTCCCGGCATGATTGTCTGCGCACCCAAGAACGGCGACGAACTGCGAAATTTGCTTTTCAGCGCCGTCACCTACGATACACCGGTTGCCATCCGCTATCCGAAAGCGGGCAGCATCAGCTTCAATCCTGACGGGAAACCGACAATTATCCAGCCAGGGTCATGGGAATTTTTGCGGGGGGGTGACGATCTAACCATTCTCGCCGTGGGGAGCATGGTGGGCGTAGCCCGGCAGGCCGCCGAACAACTGGGCGAGGGACACGATCTGGAGGTCGGCGTGGTTAATGCACGTTTTGTCAAACCCCTGGACGAAGCTCTGCTCACAGAACTGGCCGGGGCCGGTGCCCCCATCGTTACCCTGGAGGAAGGGGTGTTGGCCGGAGGATTCGGCTCGGGGGTCCAGGAGTTCCTCAACCGGCATGAGGCCCGCAACACAGTCCTGTCTCTGGGGATTGGAGATGCGTTTGTGGAGGCTGCAACACGGCAGGAGCTGTTGGATGTCTTGGGGCTGAACCCCGCGCGGGTCGCAGAACGGATTCTCCATACCATGTCCCTGACCACCAGCCAAAGCTAG
- the pdxT gene encoding pyridoxal 5'-phosphate synthase glutaminase subunit PdxT has product MVGTVGVLALQGDFARHQAVLAELGCDSRMVRYPAELQGLAALIIPGGESTTISKQLDRADLRPAVAAFGRERPIMGTCAGLILMARDPSDDRVHSLNLLDVVVARNGWGRQVHSFTAPIAVQLNGKVDTVPAIFIRAPRIREVGPEVEILARIGDEPVLVRQKPHVGMSFHPELSEDLHIHEFFLKAVAA; this is encoded by the coding sequence TTGGTAGGCACCGTAGGCGTGCTGGCCTTGCAGGGAGACTTCGCGCGCCATCAGGCGGTGCTGGCCGAGCTGGGCTGCGATAGTCGCATGGTTCGTTACCCCGCAGAGCTGCAGGGACTGGCTGCACTGATCATACCCGGCGGCGAGTCCACTACCATCAGCAAGCAGCTGGACCGCGCTGACCTCCGGCCGGCCGTAGCAGCTTTTGGTCGGGAGCGCCCCATTATGGGTACCTGTGCCGGGCTCATCCTTATGGCCAGAGACCCCTCCGATGATCGGGTGCACAGCTTGAACCTTTTGGACGTGGTGGTCGCGCGCAACGGCTGGGGGCGGCAGGTGCACTCATTCACCGCACCGATTGCCGTGCAATTGAACGGTAAAGTGGACACTGTGCCGGCCATCTTTATTCGGGCTCCACGAATTCGGGAAGTGGGCCCGGAAGTGGAAATCCTGGCCCGTATCGGCGACGAACCAGTACTGGTGAGGCAGAAGCCGCATGTGGGCATGTCCTTCCACCCGGAGCTCAGCGAGGATCTGCACATCCATGAGTTTTTCCTGAAAGCGGTCGCGGCGTGA
- the pdxS gene encoding pyridoxal 5'-phosphate synthase lyase subunit PdxS produces MEQGQFEVKVGLAEMLKGGVIMDVTTADQAKIAEDAGAVAVMALERIPADIRADGGIARMSNPQVVRSIQEVVSIPVMAKCRIGHFAEAQILAALEVDFIDESEVLTPADEENHIYKHDFKVPFVCGARNLGEALRRIGEGAALIRTKGEAGSGNIVEAVRHMRSIQSGIGRLSVLDQAERMATAKELGAPLALVEQVAKIGKLPVPNFSAGGIATPADAALMMQLGAESLFVGSGIFKSEDPAARAQAIVDAATYYHDPEKLAAVSADLKAAMRGLDMSEIPPAERLQERGW; encoded by the coding sequence ATGGAACAGGGACAATTCGAAGTCAAGGTCGGCTTGGCCGAAATGCTCAAGGGCGGCGTCATCATGGACGTGACCACGGCCGATCAAGCCAAAATCGCCGAGGACGCGGGTGCTGTAGCCGTCATGGCCTTGGAGCGCATCCCCGCTGATATCCGTGCAGACGGAGGCATCGCCCGGATGTCCAATCCACAAGTGGTGCGCTCCATTCAGGAGGTGGTGTCAATACCTGTCATGGCGAAATGCCGCATTGGGCATTTTGCCGAGGCGCAAATTCTGGCGGCGCTGGAGGTAGATTTCATCGATGAAAGCGAAGTCCTCACCCCCGCGGACGAGGAGAATCATATTTATAAGCACGATTTCAAGGTGCCCTTCGTGTGTGGCGCCCGGAATCTGGGTGAGGCCTTGCGCCGCATCGGTGAGGGCGCCGCATTGATCCGCACCAAAGGTGAAGCCGGCTCCGGCAACATTGTTGAGGCGGTGCGCCATATGCGTTCGATTCAGTCGGGGATTGGCCGGCTTTCGGTCCTGGATCAGGCCGAGCGGATGGCCACGGCCAAAGAGTTGGGTGCGCCCCTCGCCCTGGTGGAACAGGTAGCGAAGATCGGCAAATTGCCGGTGCCTAATTTCAGCGCCGGGGGCATTGCCACCCCCGCTGACGCGGCCCTCATGATGCAGCTGGGCGCGGAGTCCCTCTTTGTTGGTTCGGGCATCTTCAAATCGGAGGACCCGGCTGCCAGGGCGCAGGCCATTGTGGATGCAGCCACCTATTACCATGACCCCGAGAAGCTGGCTGCCGTCTCCGCCGATTTGAAGGCGGCTATGCGTGGCCTGGACATGTCGGAGATTCCCCCGGCCGAGCGTCTGCAGGAGCGCGGTTGGTAG
- the ispH gene encoding 4-hydroxy-3-methylbut-2-enyl diphosphate reductase translates to MEIVVAKDAGYCFGVRDAVNLAYDAGAQHGEVYMLGDIVHNEQVVQDLAAAGAQVVESLDEVPDNAPVLFRAHGTSVEVWEQVKSKKIKIIDATCPLVREIHEEVRRISADGRQVIIIGDHGHDEVLGIASQVSNPIVVATPEEAQSLRKMKRAAVVSQSTQMIENVQAIMNVLMGKVFDLHFVNTICFPTKRNHEQIKHLAGESDVMIIIGSFTSANSKRLTQLSLERNPRTYQVTCGADIKDEWFGDADRVGISAGASTPDYLIEEVRSRIATLGAKAVPQAP, encoded by the coding sequence ATGGAAATTGTTGTTGCCAAGGATGCCGGCTACTGCTTCGGGGTCCGGGACGCGGTAAACCTGGCCTACGATGCGGGGGCGCAGCACGGCGAGGTCTACATGTTGGGCGATATTGTCCATAACGAGCAGGTCGTGCAGGACCTGGCAGCGGCCGGGGCGCAGGTGGTGGAATCCCTCGACGAGGTCCCCGATAATGCGCCGGTGCTGTTCCGAGCCCACGGCACTTCGGTGGAGGTGTGGGAACAGGTAAAGTCCAAAAAGATTAAGATTATTGATGCCACCTGCCCGCTGGTGCGGGAAATTCATGAGGAGGTTCGACGCATATCTGCGGACGGCCGGCAGGTGATCATCATCGGGGATCATGGACACGATGAAGTCCTTGGCATTGCCAGTCAGGTTTCCAACCCCATCGTGGTTGCAACACCTGAAGAAGCCCAATCCTTGCGCAAGATGAAACGGGCCGCCGTCGTGAGCCAGTCTACGCAAATGATTGAAAACGTCCAGGCCATCATGAACGTTCTCATGGGCAAGGTTTTCGATCTCCACTTTGTGAACACCATCTGTTTTCCCACCAAACGCAACCATGAGCAGATCAAGCACCTGGCGGGAGAATCGGACGTGATGATTATCATTGGGTCTTTCACCTCCGCGAATTCCAAACGGCTCACGCAGCTGTCGCTGGAGCGCAATCCCCGTACTTACCAAGTGACCTGTGGTGCGGATATCAAGGACGAGTGGTTTGGTGATGCCGACAGGGTAGGTATTTCAGCGGGTGCGTCTACGCCCGATTACCTCATCGAAGAGGTGCGGTCCAGGATCGCAACCCTGGGCGCCAAAGCCGTCCCTCAAGCCCCGTAG